A genomic region of Oryza glaberrima chromosome 1, OglaRS2, whole genome shotgun sequence contains the following coding sequences:
- the LOC127761901 gene encoding nuclear transcription factor Y subunit B-1-like, whose product MADHHGDHHADGHRRQQQLQGEAADQAAAEIIKEQDRLLPIANVGRIMKQILPPNAKISKEAKETMQECVSEFISFVTGEASDKCHKEKRKTVNGDDVCWAFGALGFDDYVDPMRRYLNKYRELEGDRAAAAATSRSGAGAAAGPDHPSSSSSVAAATAGHFMFNAMDRSTDSSRQF is encoded by the coding sequence ATGGCCGACCACCATGGCGACCACCACGCCGACGGGCatcgccggcagcagcagctgcagggggaggcggcggatcaggcggcggcggagatcatCAAGGAGCAGGACAGGTTGCTGCCAATCGCGAACGTGGGGCGAATCATGAAGCAGATCCTCCCCCCCAACGCCAAGATCTCCAAGGAGGCCAAGGAGACGATGCAGGAGTGCGTCTCGGAGTTCATCAGCTTCGTCACCGGCGAGGCCTCCGACAAGTGCCACAAGGAGAAGCGCAAGACGGTCAACGGCGACGACGTCTGCTGGGCCTTCGGCGCCCTCGGCTTCGACGACTACGTCGACCCCATGCGCAGGTACCTCAACAAGTACCGCGAGCTCGAgggcgaccgcgccgccgccgccgccacctcccgctccggcgccggcgccgccgcgggccccgaccacccttcctcctcctcctccgtcgccgccgccaccgccggtcaTTTCATGTTCAACGCCATGGACAGGTCGACGGATAGCTCCAGGCAGTTCTAG
- the LOC127760051 gene encoding cullin-like protein 3 isoform X1, which yields MNEHLRFEDGWKILEQGIVKCSKLLEDCPGGRPTVNEYMNYYEYASILPLHIMHVLGYPHGIKNLLLIIHSSMFSSCAYRMAVQKDQYCQEMYNSYKATHESCVCAMVLPHLMHKQGDLFWRELVKMWSNYCAMIRFTTGFLAYLDRCFVTHKKLPSLEDAAATSFFSPVFSYFNNEISDVLLTLIRQERDGCNVDMNLLMGIMRGICRSEVKTKLRSAVIQDTYLYYSRKSYEWIVQYPLQDYLAKVQETVQKETKRLIHYLCISEEEGSGLCLKAVSAPLMQAYENYTKEKHIGGQVLLQTYKTVEDDLLDRCSRLTIDNGLDNNSFSHME from the exons ATGAACGAGCACCTCCGCTTTGAGGATGGCTGGAAGATCCTGGAACAGGGGATTGTGAAATGCTCAAAGCTTTTGGAGGATTGCCCTGGTGGAAGGCCAACTGTGAATGAGTACATGAATTACTATGAGTATGCTTCTATCTTACCACTGCACATTATGCATGTTCTCGGTTATCCACATGGTATTAAAAACTTGCTGCTCATCATACATTCCTCTATGTTTTCCAGTTGCGCTTACCGGATGGCTGTGCAGAAAGACCAGTATTGTCAAGAGATGTACAATTCTTACAAAGCAACACATGAAAGTTGCGTCTGTGCAATG GTTTTACCCCATCTGATGCATAAGCAAGGTGACTTATTTTGGAGAGAGCTTGTGAAAATGTGGTCAAACTATTGCGCCATGATTAGATTCACAACTGGCTTTTTGGCCTATTTGGACCGCTGCTTTGTTACACATAAGAAACTACCTTCGCTTGAAGACGCTGCTGctacttctttcttttctcca GTCTTTTCCTACTTCAATAATGAAATATCAGATGTTCTACTGACTCTG ATTCGCCAAGAGCGTGATGGATGCAATGTTGATATGAATCTTTTGATGGGTATTATGCGTGGCATATGTCGTTCTGAAGTCAAAACCAAGCTGAGAAGTGCTGTTATTCAAGATACATACTTGTACTACTCCAGGAAAAGTTATGAATGGATTGTGCAATACCCTTTGCAAGATTACCTTGCTAAG GTCCAGGAAACTGTGCAGAAGGAAACGAAGAGACTGATTCACTATCTGTGTATTTCTGAGGAAGAGGGTTCAGGCCTCTGTTTGAAG GCTGTTAGTGCTCCATTGATGCAAGCTTATGAAAACTATACGAAAGAGAAACATATTGGTGGTCAAGTTTTGCTTCAAACATACAAG ACTGTAGAGGATGATCTTCTGGACAGATGCAGTCGCTTGACAATTGACAATGGCTTGGACAACAATTCTTTCAGTCACATGGAGTAG
- the LOC127760051 gene encoding cullin-1-like isoform X2 has translation MNEHLRFEDGWKILEQGIVKCSKLLEDCPGGRPTVNEYMNYYDCAYRMAVQKDQYCQEMYNSYKATHESCVCAMVLPHLMHKQGDLFWRELVKMWSNYCAMIRFTTGFLAYLDRCFVTHKKLPSLEDAAATSFFSPVFSYFNNEISDVLLTLIRQERDGCNVDMNLLMGIMRGICRSEVKTKLRSAVIQDTYLYYSRKSYEWIVQYPLQDYLAKVQETVQKETKRLIHYLCISEEEGSGLCLKAVSAPLMQAYENYTKEKHIGGQVLLQTYKTVEDDLLDRCSRLTIDNGLDNNSFSHME, from the exons ATGAACGAGCACCTCCGCTTTGAGGATGGCTGGAAGATCCTGGAACAGGGGATTGTGAAATGCTCAAAGCTTTTGGAGGATTGCCCTGGTGGAAGGCCAACTGTGAATGAGTACATGAATTACTATGA TTGCGCTTACCGGATGGCTGTGCAGAAAGACCAGTATTGTCAAGAGATGTACAATTCTTACAAAGCAACACATGAAAGTTGCGTCTGTGCAATG GTTTTACCCCATCTGATGCATAAGCAAGGTGACTTATTTTGGAGAGAGCTTGTGAAAATGTGGTCAAACTATTGCGCCATGATTAGATTCACAACTGGCTTTTTGGCCTATTTGGACCGCTGCTTTGTTACACATAAGAAACTACCTTCGCTTGAAGACGCTGCTGctacttctttcttttctcca GTCTTTTCCTACTTCAATAATGAAATATCAGATGTTCTACTGACTCTG ATTCGCCAAGAGCGTGATGGATGCAATGTTGATATGAATCTTTTGATGGGTATTATGCGTGGCATATGTCGTTCTGAAGTCAAAACCAAGCTGAGAAGTGCTGTTATTCAAGATACATACTTGTACTACTCCAGGAAAAGTTATGAATGGATTGTGCAATACCCTTTGCAAGATTACCTTGCTAAG GTCCAGGAAACTGTGCAGAAGGAAACGAAGAGACTGATTCACTATCTGTGTATTTCTGAGGAAGAGGGTTCAGGCCTCTGTTTGAAG GCTGTTAGTGCTCCATTGATGCAAGCTTATGAAAACTATACGAAAGAGAAACATATTGGTGGTCAAGTTTTGCTTCAAACATACAAG ACTGTAGAGGATGATCTTCTGGACAGATGCAGTCGCTTGACAATTGACAATGGCTTGGACAACAATTCTTTCAGTCACATGGAGTAG
- the LOC127760050 gene encoding protein SRG1, which produces MDSGAAAVCAEKASEIIKIGQVDDVQELQRRLCSATTVPERYIRDGDDRPDHAVVDDERAQEQIPVIDVGELQRGGEDELDKLRLACEQWGFFQVMNHGVEEETMEEMEKAAREFFMLPLEEKEKYPMEPGGIQGYGHAFVFSDDQKLDWCNMLALGVEPAFIRRPNLWPTTPANFSETLEKYSVEIRELCVRLLEHIAAALGLAPARLNGMFGEAVQAVRMNFYPPCPRPELVLGLSPHSDGSAVTVLQQDAAFAGLQVLRGGGGWVAVQPVPGALVVNVGDTLEVLTNGRYKSVEHRAVASGEHDRMSVVTFYAPAYDVELGPLPELVADGEPRRYRTYNHGEYSRHYVTSRLQGKKTLEFAKI; this is translated from the exons ATGGATTCTGGTGCTGCTGCCGTCTGCGCGGAGAAGGCGAGTGAGATCATCAAGATCGGTCAGGTTGATGACGTGCAGGAGCTGCAGCGACGACTGTGCTCCGCCACCACCGTGCCGGAGCGGTACATCagggacggcgacgaccggccggatcacgccgtcgtcgacgacgagcgCGCGCAGGAGCAGATTCCGGTGATCGACGTCGGCGAGctgcagcgcggcggcgaggacgagctcGACAAGCTCAGGCTCGCCTGCGAGCAGTGGGGCTTCTTCCAG GTTATGAACcatggagtggaggaggagacgatggaggagatggagaaggcggcgagggagTTCTTCATGCTGCcgctggaggagaaggagaagtaCCCCATGGAGCCCGGCGGCATCCAGGGCTACGGCCACGCCTTCGTCTTCTCCGACGACCAGAAGCTCGACTGGTGCAACATGCTCGCCCTCGGCGTCGAGCCCGCCTTCATCCGCCGCCCCAACCTCTGGCCGACAACTCCGGCCAACTTCAG TGAGACGCTGGAGAAGTACTCGGTGGAGATCAGGGAGCTGTGCGTGCGGCTGCTGGAGCAcatcgcggcggcgctggggctggcgccggcgaggctgaACGGGATGTTCGGGGAGGCGGTGCAGGCGGTGAGGATGAACTTCTACCCGCCGTGCCCGCGGCCGGAGCTGGTGCTGGGGCTGAGCCCGCACTCCGACGGGAGCGCGGTCACCGTGCTCCAGCAGGACGCGGCGTTCGCCGGGCTGCAGGTgctccggggcggcggcggctgggtggCCGTCCAGCCCGTCCCCGGCGCCCTCGTCGTCAACGTCGGCGACACGCTCGAGGTGCTCACCAATGGCAGGTACAAGAGCGTGGAGCACCGGGCGGTGGCCAGCGGCGAGCACGACCGCATGTCCGTCGTCACCTTCTACGCGCCGGCGTACGACGTCGAGCTCGGCCCGctgccggagctcgtcgccgacgggGAGCCGCGCAGGTACCGGACGTACAACCACGGCGAGTACAGCCGGCATTACGTCACCAGCCGGCTCCAGGGCAAGAAGACGCTTGAATTTGCAAAGATTTAA
- the LOC127770970 gene encoding probable potassium transporter 2 isoform X1, which yields MDAEAGVGGADQLPWRQHYRNLLLLAYQSFGVVYGDLSTSPLYVYKSTFSGRLRRYQDEQTVFGVLSLIFWTFTLIPLLKYVTIVLSADDNGEGTQYTLSWKFGGPFALYSLLCRHAKLSFLPNQQSADEELSTYYRNGFTSRHGSLPWLRRFMEKHKNARTVLLLIVLCGTSMMIGDGILTPAISVLSSMSGLKVRATGLHDRSVVLLSCIVLVGLFALQHRGTQKVAFMFAPIVVIWLFCIGGIGLYNIIHWNPRIYQALSPYYIVKFFRTTGKDGWIALGGILLSMTGCEAMFADLGHFTSASVRLAFITIIYPCLILQYMGQAAFLSKNILDMPTGFYDSIPGPIFWPVFVVATLAAVVGSQAVISATFSIVKQCHSLGCFPRVKVVHTSRWIYGQIYIPEINWILMVLCVAVTVAFRDITLIGNAYGVACMTVMFVSTFLMALIMIFVWQKNIIFALSFFLLFGSVEVVYLSSSLMKVTQGGWVPLVLALIFMSVMYIWHYGTRKKYQYDLQNKVSMRYILSLGPSLDVVRVPGIGLIYTELVTGVPNIFTHFTTNLPAFHEVLVFLCVKSVPVPYVSPDERYLVGRIGPRAYRMYRCIVRYGYKDVQRDDDNFENMLVMNIGKFIMMEAEDASSSASYDTANEGRMAVITTSDDYDSPLAVRDSNDLADSMTTRSTKSESLRSLQSSYEQESPNVSRRRRVRFELPEEDDMDQQVKDELLALVEAKHTGVTYVMGHVYIKARKNSSFFKRFAIDVGYSFLRKNCRGPSVTLHIPHISLIEVGMAYQV from the exons atggacgCCGAGGccggcgtgggcggcgccgaCCAGCTGCCG TGGAGGCAACACTACAGGAATTTACTGCTTTTAGCATACCAGAGTTTTGGTGTTGTTTATGGGGACCTAAGCACATCACCTCTTTACGTTTATAAAAGTACATTCTCAGGAAGACTACGTCGATATCAAGATGAGCAAACAGTCTTTGGTGTTCTTTCCTTGATATTTTGGACCTTCACACTTATTCCTTTGCTGAAGTATGTCACTATTGTATTAAGTGCTGATGACAATGGTGAAGGTACACAGTACACACTTTCTTGGAAATTTG GTGGGCCGTTTGCTCTTTATTCGCTGCTTTGCAGGCATGCGAAACTTAGTTTTCTTCCAAATCAACAATCAGCAGATGAAGAGCTATCGACATACTACAGAAATGGTTTTACTTCACGTCATGGATCTTTACCTTGGCTAAGAAGGTTCATGGAGAAGCACAAGAATGCCAGAACCGTGCTTCTCCTCATAGTTCTGTGCGGTACTAGCATGATGATTGGTGATGGTATCCTTACTCCAGCAATCTCAG TTCTGTCATCTATGTCTGGATTGAAAGTTCGAGCTACTGGTTTACATGATC GTTCTGTTGTACTCCTTTCATGCATTGTGTTGGTTGGTCTATTTGCATTGCAACACCGAGGTACTCAGAAGGTAGCGTTCATGTTTGCACCAATTGTTGTCATCTGGCTCTTTTGCATTGGTGGAATTGGTTTATACAACATAATACATTGGAACCCAAGGATATACCAAGCTCTCTCTCCATATTATATTGTTAAGTTCTTTAGGACGACAGGTAAAGATGGTTGGATTGCTCTAGGAGGCATACTTCTTTCTATGACAG GCTGTGAAGCTATGTTTGCCGACCTTGGTCACTTCACGAGTGCATCTGTCAGG CTAGCTTTTATCACCATCATATACCCATGTCTTATATTACAATATATGGGTCAGGCGGCATTTCTGTCAAAAAATATCCTTGACATGCCCACAGGTTTTTATGATTCTATCCCAG GACCTATATTTTGGCCTGTGTTTGTGGTGGCCACTCTCGCTGCTGTTGTTGGTAGCCAAGCTGTCATTTCAGCAACATTCTCTATTGTGAAGCAGTGCCATTCGTTGGGATGTTTCCCTCGAGTGAAGGTTGTCCACACATCAAGGTGGATCTATGGACAGATATACATTCCTGAAATAAATTGGATCCTTATGGTGCTCTGTGTAGCTGTCACAGTTGCATTCCGTGATATTACACTTATTGGTAATGCCTATG GTGTTGCGTGCATGACTGTTATGTTTGTCAGTACATTCTTGATGGCATTGATCATGATCTTCGTTTGGCAAAAGAACATAATATTTGCTCtatctttctttttattattcGGATCCGTTGAAGTTGTTTATCTCTCCTCATCCCTCATGAAGGTTACTCAGGGAGGATGGGTGCCGCTTGTGCTTGCTTTAATATTCATGTCTGTCATGTATATTTGGCACTATGGGACAAGGAAGAAGTACCAGTATGATCTTCAGAATAAGGTATCAATGAGATATATCCTGTCCCTGGGTCCAAGCCTTGACGTAGTTCGTGTCCCAGGAATTGGTCTGATTTACACAGAACTGGTGACTGGTGTACCCAACATCTTCACACATTTCACTACTAATCTCCCTGCCTTTCATGAAGTCCTAGTCTTTCTTTGTGTCAAGTCAGTACCAGTACCATATGTGTCACCAGATGAACGATACCTTGTGGGCAGGATTGGACCTAGAGCATATCGGATGTACCGCTGCATTGTTAGGTATGGTTACAAAGATGTTCAGAGAGATGATGACAATTTTGAGAACATGTTAGTTATGAACATTGGGAAGTTCATTATGATGGAAGCTGAGGatgcatcttcttcagcaaGTTATGATACTGCCAATGAAGGACGAATGGCCGTCATAACAACATCTGATGACTATGACTCTCCACTAGCTGTGAGAGATTCCAATGACCTAGCTGACTCCATGACGACGAGGAGCACTAAATCAGAGAGTCTTCGAAGCTTGCAATCCTCTTATGAGCAGGAATCACCTAATGTGAGCCGGAGGCGACGTGTTCGCTTTGAGCTGCCAGAGGAGGATGACATGGATCAACAGGTTAAAGATGAGCTGTTAGCACTTGTGGAGGCAAAACATACAGGGGTAACCTACGTCATGGGGCATGTCTATATCAAAGCTAGGAAGAACTCtagtttttttaagagatttgCAATTGATGTTGGCTACTCTTTCCTCCGGAAGAACTGCAGAGGTCCATCGGTCACACTGCACATTCCACATATTAGTCTGATAGAAGTTGGAATGGCGTACCAAGTGTAG
- the LOC127770970 gene encoding probable potassium transporter 2 isoform X2, producing the protein MDAEAGVGGADQLPWRQHYRNLLLLAYQSFGVVYGDLSTSPLYVYKSTFSGRLRRYQDEQTVFGVLSLIFWTFTLIPLLKYVTIVLSADDNGEGGPFALYSLLCRHAKLSFLPNQQSADEELSTYYRNGFTSRHGSLPWLRRFMEKHKNARTVLLLIVLCGTSMMIGDGILTPAISVLSSMSGLKVRATGLHDRSVVLLSCIVLVGLFALQHRGTQKVAFMFAPIVVIWLFCIGGIGLYNIIHWNPRIYQALSPYYIVKFFRTTGKDGWIALGGILLSMTGCEAMFADLGHFTSASVRLAFITIIYPCLILQYMGQAAFLSKNILDMPTGFYDSIPGPIFWPVFVVATLAAVVGSQAVISATFSIVKQCHSLGCFPRVKVVHTSRWIYGQIYIPEINWILMVLCVAVTVAFRDITLIGNAYGVACMTVMFVSTFLMALIMIFVWQKNIIFALSFFLLFGSVEVVYLSSSLMKVTQGGWVPLVLALIFMSVMYIWHYGTRKKYQYDLQNKVSMRYILSLGPSLDVVRVPGIGLIYTELVTGVPNIFTHFTTNLPAFHEVLVFLCVKSVPVPYVSPDERYLVGRIGPRAYRMYRCIVRYGYKDVQRDDDNFENMLVMNIGKFIMMEAEDASSSASYDTANEGRMAVITTSDDYDSPLAVRDSNDLADSMTTRSTKSESLRSLQSSYEQESPNVSRRRRVRFELPEEDDMDQQVKDELLALVEAKHTGVTYVMGHVYIKARKNSSFFKRFAIDVGYSFLRKNCRGPSVTLHIPHISLIEVGMAYQV; encoded by the exons atggacgCCGAGGccggcgtgggcggcgccgaCCAGCTGCCG TGGAGGCAACACTACAGGAATTTACTGCTTTTAGCATACCAGAGTTTTGGTGTTGTTTATGGGGACCTAAGCACATCACCTCTTTACGTTTATAAAAGTACATTCTCAGGAAGACTACGTCGATATCAAGATGAGCAAACAGTCTTTGGTGTTCTTTCCTTGATATTTTGGACCTTCACACTTATTCCTTTGCTGAAGTATGTCACTATTGTATTAAGTGCTGATGACAATGGTGAAG GTGGGCCGTTTGCTCTTTATTCGCTGCTTTGCAGGCATGCGAAACTTAGTTTTCTTCCAAATCAACAATCAGCAGATGAAGAGCTATCGACATACTACAGAAATGGTTTTACTTCACGTCATGGATCTTTACCTTGGCTAAGAAGGTTCATGGAGAAGCACAAGAATGCCAGAACCGTGCTTCTCCTCATAGTTCTGTGCGGTACTAGCATGATGATTGGTGATGGTATCCTTACTCCAGCAATCTCAG TTCTGTCATCTATGTCTGGATTGAAAGTTCGAGCTACTGGTTTACATGATC GTTCTGTTGTACTCCTTTCATGCATTGTGTTGGTTGGTCTATTTGCATTGCAACACCGAGGTACTCAGAAGGTAGCGTTCATGTTTGCACCAATTGTTGTCATCTGGCTCTTTTGCATTGGTGGAATTGGTTTATACAACATAATACATTGGAACCCAAGGATATACCAAGCTCTCTCTCCATATTATATTGTTAAGTTCTTTAGGACGACAGGTAAAGATGGTTGGATTGCTCTAGGAGGCATACTTCTTTCTATGACAG GCTGTGAAGCTATGTTTGCCGACCTTGGTCACTTCACGAGTGCATCTGTCAGG CTAGCTTTTATCACCATCATATACCCATGTCTTATATTACAATATATGGGTCAGGCGGCATTTCTGTCAAAAAATATCCTTGACATGCCCACAGGTTTTTATGATTCTATCCCAG GACCTATATTTTGGCCTGTGTTTGTGGTGGCCACTCTCGCTGCTGTTGTTGGTAGCCAAGCTGTCATTTCAGCAACATTCTCTATTGTGAAGCAGTGCCATTCGTTGGGATGTTTCCCTCGAGTGAAGGTTGTCCACACATCAAGGTGGATCTATGGACAGATATACATTCCTGAAATAAATTGGATCCTTATGGTGCTCTGTGTAGCTGTCACAGTTGCATTCCGTGATATTACACTTATTGGTAATGCCTATG GTGTTGCGTGCATGACTGTTATGTTTGTCAGTACATTCTTGATGGCATTGATCATGATCTTCGTTTGGCAAAAGAACATAATATTTGCTCtatctttctttttattattcGGATCCGTTGAAGTTGTTTATCTCTCCTCATCCCTCATGAAGGTTACTCAGGGAGGATGGGTGCCGCTTGTGCTTGCTTTAATATTCATGTCTGTCATGTATATTTGGCACTATGGGACAAGGAAGAAGTACCAGTATGATCTTCAGAATAAGGTATCAATGAGATATATCCTGTCCCTGGGTCCAAGCCTTGACGTAGTTCGTGTCCCAGGAATTGGTCTGATTTACACAGAACTGGTGACTGGTGTACCCAACATCTTCACACATTTCACTACTAATCTCCCTGCCTTTCATGAAGTCCTAGTCTTTCTTTGTGTCAAGTCAGTACCAGTACCATATGTGTCACCAGATGAACGATACCTTGTGGGCAGGATTGGACCTAGAGCATATCGGATGTACCGCTGCATTGTTAGGTATGGTTACAAAGATGTTCAGAGAGATGATGACAATTTTGAGAACATGTTAGTTATGAACATTGGGAAGTTCATTATGATGGAAGCTGAGGatgcatcttcttcagcaaGTTATGATACTGCCAATGAAGGACGAATGGCCGTCATAACAACATCTGATGACTATGACTCTCCACTAGCTGTGAGAGATTCCAATGACCTAGCTGACTCCATGACGACGAGGAGCACTAAATCAGAGAGTCTTCGAAGCTTGCAATCCTCTTATGAGCAGGAATCACCTAATGTGAGCCGGAGGCGACGTGTTCGCTTTGAGCTGCCAGAGGAGGATGACATGGATCAACAGGTTAAAGATGAGCTGTTAGCACTTGTGGAGGCAAAACATACAGGGGTAACCTACGTCATGGGGCATGTCTATATCAAAGCTAGGAAGAACTCtagtttttttaagagatttgCAATTGATGTTGGCTACTCTTTCCTCCGGAAGAACTGCAGAGGTCCATCGGTCACACTGCACATTCCACATATTAGTCTGATAGAAGTTGGAATGGCGTACCAAGTGTAG